One stretch of Bordetella avium DNA includes these proteins:
- the pyrE gene encoding orotate phosphoribosyltransferase — MSNTATDFVRFALDEGVLRFGSFKVKSGRMSPYFFNAGLFNSGRSVGKLAAFYAQALLDSGLNFDMLFGPAYKGIPLATATAVALAGHPQASGDIPFAYNRKEAKDHGEGGTLVGAPLAGRVVIIDDVITAGTSVRESVEIIRAAGAQPAAVLIAMDRMERAGPDEALSPHSAVQDVAKTYGIPVISIASLADILQLLQDDEQFAAHRDSVLAYREQYGV, encoded by the coding sequence ATGTCTAATACCGCCACTGATTTCGTCCGTTTTGCCCTTGATGAAGGCGTGCTGCGCTTTGGCAGTTTCAAGGTCAAATCCGGCCGCATGAGCCCCTATTTTTTTAACGCCGGGCTGTTCAATAGCGGCCGTTCGGTGGGCAAGCTGGCGGCTTTCTATGCCCAGGCCCTGTTGGATTCCGGCCTGAATTTCGACATGCTTTTTGGCCCGGCTTACAAGGGTATTCCCTTGGCCACGGCCACGGCTGTAGCCTTGGCCGGCCATCCTCAAGCTTCGGGCGACATTCCCTTTGCCTATAACCGCAAAGAGGCCAAGGACCATGGCGAAGGTGGCACGCTGGTTGGCGCGCCTCTGGCGGGCCGGGTCGTCATCATCGACGATGTCATCACCGCAGGCACCTCGGTGCGCGAGTCGGTCGAGATCATCCGCGCTGCGGGCGCACAGCCTGCGGCGGTACTGATCGCCATGGATCGCATGGAGCGCGCAGGTCCCGATGAGGCTCTCTCGCCGCACTCGGCCGTGCAGGATGTCGCCAAGACCTATGGCATTCCCGTGATCAGCATTGCCTCCCTGGCCGATATTCTTCAGCTGCTTCAGGATGATGAGCAGTTCGCGGCCCACCGTGATTCGGTGCTGGCGTATCGCGAGCAATACGGCGTTTAA
- a CDS encoding exodeoxyribonuclease III: MLRVISANLNGIRSANTKGFFDWLHQQNADFVCVQELKAQEADLSPAMKAPAPLQGYFHYAEKKGYSGVGIYTPHEPESVVIGLGVPDIDAEGRYIELVYPKLSVVSVYLPSGSSGDHRQTAKYRFMEHFYRHLADLIGRGREVVICGDWNIAHKEADLKNWKGNLKNSGFLPEERAWLTQVFDELKWVDVYRRLAPDATGEGYTWWSNRGQAWAKNVGWRIDYHIASGALAATAQQAAIYKDVRFSDHAPLTIDYDFSL; encoded by the coding sequence ATGCTGCGTGTTATTTCCGCCAATCTGAATGGCATCCGGTCCGCCAACACCAAAGGCTTTTTCGATTGGTTGCATCAGCAAAACGCCGATTTTGTCTGCGTTCAGGAACTCAAGGCTCAGGAAGCGGACCTCAGTCCCGCCATGAAGGCGCCGGCGCCCTTGCAGGGGTATTTCCATTACGCCGAAAAAAAGGGCTATAGCGGTGTGGGTATCTACACCCCTCATGAACCCGAATCGGTCGTGATCGGTCTGGGGGTGCCCGATATCGACGCCGAAGGCCGCTATATCGAGCTGGTCTACCCCAAGCTGTCGGTGGTGTCGGTCTATCTGCCGTCCGGCTCCAGCGGCGATCACCGTCAGACGGCCAAGTATCGCTTCATGGAACATTTTTATCGTCATCTGGCCGACCTTATCGGCCGTGGCCGGGAAGTGGTCATCTGCGGCGACTGGAATATCGCTCACAAAGAGGCTGACCTCAAAAACTGGAAGGGCAATCTCAAGAACAGCGGTTTTCTGCCCGAAGAGCGTGCCTGGCTGACCCAGGTGTTCGACGAACTGAAATGGGTGGATGTCTACCGCCGTCTCGCGCCGGATGCCACGGGCGAGGGCTATACCTGGTGGAGTAATCGAGGGCAGGCCTGGGCCAAAAACGTAGGCTGGCGCATCGATTACCACATCGCCAGCGGCGCCTTGGCGGCCACGGCCCAGCAGGCCGCCATCTACAAAGACGTGCGCTTTAGCGATCACGCGCCGCTCACGATCGATTACGACTTTTCCTTGTAA